From the Labrus mixtus chromosome 17, fLabMix1.1, whole genome shotgun sequence genome, one window contains:
- the sapcd2 gene encoding suppressor APC domain-containing protein 2 isoform X1, producing MALIATDQGCKLNGTSAIYGRVGPRKEVFQGKVEGFKSNTMQPKETEYSTDGLPKAFLHSLRTLFDILDDAGRGYVHISEIESRWQGADTRELPGGVLGCLRRVTPPHGCLTFERFVAGLRYSMLNPENSRRFKAQAAVHPQQAPQKPAPLSTCSVGTRAENKVRPLGPSNVTNTQQQQQHRSSSMQGRARQEEGPGYPASCGPAQYGAGYERSGRTLERNPGAPGGGCYRAEPGNATKPTQTQQSRVRSIESLALESSQVQGPSGVAKSGLPRSQSESATGFSGSSRRHGRSREEQRRHTISNGVDYGMLKQMKELEQEKDSLLAGLEVVERARDWYQGQIHNVTERQRQVGQSSHCTDFFTEASQSRMNVLIPKLQEVNRCLNDLISCTGMQSFPSSSAPTAALSANSQLPGPAPPQAIQRLKDQNRLLTQEVTERSERIAQLEQEKSALIKQLFEARARSAHDTSNMDSTFI from the exons ATGGCTTTAATAGCGACTGACCAGGGCTGCAAGCTGAACGGGACGTCGGCGATTTACGGCCGAGTTGGACCAAGAAAAGAAGTGTTTCAGGGCAAAGTGGAGGGCTTTAAAAGTAACACAATGCAGCCAAAAGAGACGGAGTATTCAACAGATGGTCTGCCCAAAGCCTTCCTGCACAGCCTGAGGAccctgtttgacattttggacgACGCTGGACGAGGCTACGTCCACATATCGGAGATAGAGAGTCGTTGGCAAGGCGCGGACACCCGAGAACTGCCCGGAGGGGTACTGGGCTGCCTGAGGAGGGTCACCCCGCCGCATGGCTGCCTCACCTTTGAGAGGTTCGTGGCGGGGCTGCGGTACTCCATGCTCAACCCGGAGAACAGCCGCCGCTTCAAGGCCCAGGCTGCCGTCCACCCGCAGCAGGCTCCGCAGAAACCCGCCCCGCTGTCCACATGCAGTGTCGGGACACGGGCGGAGAACAAGGTCCGTCCGCTGGGGCCGAGCAACGTGACGAacacccagcagcagcagcagcaccggTCATCCTCCATGCAGGGCCGGGCcagacaggaggaggggcccgGTTACCCCGCGTCGTGCGGACCTGCACAGTACGGCGCGGGCTACGAGAGGTCCGGGCGGACTTTGGAGCGGAATCCTGGTGCTCCGGGGGGCGGGTGTTACCGGGCCGAGCCGGGCAATGCCACCAAGCCAACGCAGACCCAACAGAGCCGGGTCAGGTCCATTGAGTCGCTGGCGCTGGAGTCATCTCAGGTCCAGGGACCAA GTGGTGTTGCGAAATCGGGTTTACCAAGATCTCAGAGCGAATCTGCAACAGGATTTTCAGGAAGCTCCAGGCGACACGGGCGGAGTCGGGAAGAGCAGAGGAGGCATACCATATCCAACGGCGTGGATTATGGGATG TTGAAGCAAATGaaggagctggagcaggagaaggACTCCCTGCTGGCGGGCCTGGAGGTGGTGGAGCGGGCCCGAGACTGGTACCAGGGCCAAATCCATAATGTCACAGAAAGACAGCGGCAGGTCGGCCAGAGCTCCCACTGCACG GATTTCTTCACAGAAGCCAGTCAGAGTCGCATGAATGTTCTCATACCCAAACTGCAGGAAGTCAACCGCTGCCTTAATGACCTAATTTCCTGCACAGGGATG CAGTCGTTTCCTTCCAGCTCGGCTCCAACAGCAGCACTCTCAGCAAATTCCCAGCTTCCAGGTCCAGCTCCCCCACAAGCCATCCAGAGACTGAAGGACCAGAACCGACTTCTCACGCAG GAGGTGACGGAGAGGAGCGAGCGGATCGcccagctggagcaggagaagtCAGCCTTGATAAAGCAGCTGTTTGAGGCTCGAGCCCGCAGCGCCCACGACACCAGCAACATGGACTCCACCTTCATCTGA
- the sapcd2 gene encoding suppressor APC domain-containing protein 2 isoform X2 translates to MALIATDQGCKLNGTSAIYGRVGPRKEVFQGKVEGFKSNTMQPKETEYSTDGLPKAFLHSLRTLFDILDDAGRGYVHISEIESRWQGADTRELPGGVLGCLRRVTPPHGCLTFERFVAGLRYSMLNPENSRRFKAQAAVHPQQAPQKPAPLSTCSVGTRAENKVRPLGPSNVTNTQQQQQHRSSSMQGRARQEEGPGYPASCGPAQYGAGYERSGRTLERNPGAPGGGCYRAEPGNATKPTQTQQSRVRSIESLALESSQVQGPSGVAKSGLPRSQSESATGFSGSSRRHGRSREEQRRHTISNGVDYGMLKQMKELEQEKDSLLAGLEVVERARDWYQGQIHNVTERQRQVGQSSHCTDFFTEASQSRMNVLIPKLQEVNRCLNDLISCTGMSFPSSSAPTAALSANSQLPGPAPPQAIQRLKDQNRLLTQEVTERSERIAQLEQEKSALIKQLFEARARSAHDTSNMDSTFI, encoded by the exons ATGGCTTTAATAGCGACTGACCAGGGCTGCAAGCTGAACGGGACGTCGGCGATTTACGGCCGAGTTGGACCAAGAAAAGAAGTGTTTCAGGGCAAAGTGGAGGGCTTTAAAAGTAACACAATGCAGCCAAAAGAGACGGAGTATTCAACAGATGGTCTGCCCAAAGCCTTCCTGCACAGCCTGAGGAccctgtttgacattttggacgACGCTGGACGAGGCTACGTCCACATATCGGAGATAGAGAGTCGTTGGCAAGGCGCGGACACCCGAGAACTGCCCGGAGGGGTACTGGGCTGCCTGAGGAGGGTCACCCCGCCGCATGGCTGCCTCACCTTTGAGAGGTTCGTGGCGGGGCTGCGGTACTCCATGCTCAACCCGGAGAACAGCCGCCGCTTCAAGGCCCAGGCTGCCGTCCACCCGCAGCAGGCTCCGCAGAAACCCGCCCCGCTGTCCACATGCAGTGTCGGGACACGGGCGGAGAACAAGGTCCGTCCGCTGGGGCCGAGCAACGTGACGAacacccagcagcagcagcagcaccggTCATCCTCCATGCAGGGCCGGGCcagacaggaggaggggcccgGTTACCCCGCGTCGTGCGGACCTGCACAGTACGGCGCGGGCTACGAGAGGTCCGGGCGGACTTTGGAGCGGAATCCTGGTGCTCCGGGGGGCGGGTGTTACCGGGCCGAGCCGGGCAATGCCACCAAGCCAACGCAGACCCAACAGAGCCGGGTCAGGTCCATTGAGTCGCTGGCGCTGGAGTCATCTCAGGTCCAGGGACCAA GTGGTGTTGCGAAATCGGGTTTACCAAGATCTCAGAGCGAATCTGCAACAGGATTTTCAGGAAGCTCCAGGCGACACGGGCGGAGTCGGGAAGAGCAGAGGAGGCATACCATATCCAACGGCGTGGATTATGGGATG TTGAAGCAAATGaaggagctggagcaggagaaggACTCCCTGCTGGCGGGCCTGGAGGTGGTGGAGCGGGCCCGAGACTGGTACCAGGGCCAAATCCATAATGTCACAGAAAGACAGCGGCAGGTCGGCCAGAGCTCCCACTGCACG GATTTCTTCACAGAAGCCAGTCAGAGTCGCATGAATGTTCTCATACCCAAACTGCAGGAAGTCAACCGCTGCCTTAATGACCTAATTTCCTGCACAGGGATG TCGTTTCCTTCCAGCTCGGCTCCAACAGCAGCACTCTCAGCAAATTCCCAGCTTCCAGGTCCAGCTCCCCCACAAGCCATCCAGAGACTGAAGGACCAGAACCGACTTCTCACGCAG GAGGTGACGGAGAGGAGCGAGCGGATCGcccagctggagcaggagaagtCAGCCTTGATAAAGCAGCTGTTTGAGGCTCGAGCCCGCAGCGCCCACGACACCAGCAACATGGACTCCACCTTCATCTGA
- the LOC132992570 gene encoding proteinase-activated receptor 3, which translates to MEVSYINSSLLFFSHRPNYTSREKTVYEGCKDMPAVLIWYLGLQFINMFMGIPANLMVLWLIHKNKGDSSTSDIFIIHLAILDVFFCLIPPLELANIVFLTTSSTWYVLRFFYGIKDASPLFLSCICLDRYMAVVHPITFTELKDRRHRAVLALVAWLITLAYAAAKCVGNIANFEQVFTWMILAAFAFMVFCNIAILWVLRQSGPGRDEMHPVKKRAFKMVLIILAIIVFNYFPPVALFPFQQYFSPDVFRCYIHYVAFGLMDFSSSIQPLLYLSKEKLPWSVNCCQSGNNPIP; encoded by the coding sequence ATGGAGGTTTCATACATCAACTCGTccctgctcttcttctctcacaGACCGAACTACAccagcagggagaagacggtGTATGAAGGCTGCAAAGACATGCCTGCCGTGCTCATTTGGTACCTAGGCCTGCAGTTCATCAACATGTTCATGGGCATTCCAGCCAACCTCATGGTCCTCTGGCTCATCCACAAGAACAAGGGCGACTCCTCCACCTCGGACATCTTCATCATCCACCTGGCGATCCTGGACGTCTTCTTCTGTCTCATCCCTCCCCTCGAACTGGCAAACATCGTCTTCCTCACCACCAGCAGCACCTGGTACGTCCTGCGCTTCTTCTACGGCATTAAGGACGCCTCGccgctcttcctctcctgcatCTGCCTGGACCGCTACATGGCGGTGGTTCACCCCATCACCTTCACTGAGCTCAAGGACCGGCGGCACCGGGCGGTCCTGGCCCTGGTGGCCTGGTTAATCACTCTGGCCTACGCCGCAGCCAAATGTGTGGGCAACATCGCCAACTTCGAGCAGGTCTTCACGTGGATGATTCTGGCGGCGTTCGCCTTCATGGTGTTCTGCAACATCGCGATCCTGTGGGTGCTGCGGCAGTCCGGGCCCGGCAGAGACGAGATGCACCCGGTGAAGAAGAGAGCGTTCAAGATGGTCCTCATCATCCTCGCTATCATTGTGTTCAACTACTTCCCGCCTGTGGCTCTATTCCCTTTCCAGCAGTACTTCTCTCCAGACGTGTTTCGCTGTTACATTCACTACGTCGCGTTCGGTTTGATGGacttcagcagcagcatccaGCCGTTGCTCTACCTGTCCAAGGAGAAGCTGCCGTGGAGCGTCAACTGCTGCCAGAGTGGCAACAACCCAATCCCATAG